The following are encoded together in the Cerasicoccus sp. TK19100 genome:
- a CDS encoding type II secretion system protein GspD, which produces MKRLRKLHRFASTFAAAAIVASACLSVTEVHAQSSETQEKIRLMASALRARESGELMTAKANLEELLRKNPDDQNVQRLLDSVNKDIERQSAGQPTVYGQAAGISDFQPAATTVTDGATVVTMTNADGTETTTEVILTGGDDVDYLMAAAATEQQAAIARGEQALADAEILVENGRADEADAILAAAQQSIPESTATEFIIEDLRTARGDIILDAGNKALKENNATAAEAAALAYRDTLGEDERLAKFEKKVKKLQSNPWRQDPEVLSPDYVAKVKTNDETLVTARSMMLYGDYEGAMSKLREVEARDPTNAEAKALQLEIMQQLGKSSWLDHGKTRDQMLQEVSRSWQRPQVYDLDAGPNQETGEDPIVAKLKSIYIPRVSFSNVPLSRVIETLSELSVEYDPAVDAAAKDRGVNIVLLNTGGRDPMVNITLRSLSLDRILDFTTESVAFTWDISDETVIVSPGGDNSGGLMETEFFPISRQIIIRLTGGGGTGGGGASAVSDPFSAPAAPTGPSGGDEEESIRDFFSRAGINFEEPGASLVFDGTQLIVTQTPKNLEKMRNILRRYDQTKQVEIEAKFLDVIQGNLDELGFNWTVSNPNNPQDKFIGSSNQTLANVFSTQTEDSFINVRQTGFPDTTYDAGAPAIPNVIDLGAAGGVMGSFMGIIEGVDVSVSVNALARQEGSDLLSAPKLTVLSGRTAQIVVAQELRYPENYGDIEAEVSQAGGSITTGGGSAAVAITAGTPQDFSVRNVGVEMEVTPTVEENDNISLKLEPRVTEFEGFVEYGGPSIAIASGTTVTVPSGFYQPIFSTREVRTEVTIFDGATVVIGGLTREEIKTIEDKVPVLGDIPFLGRLFMNKGETAQKRNLLIFVTANLISPGGSPARQTIGSVEANSLFQSPVVVTPGGGVGRSISE; this is translated from the coding sequence ATGAAACGACTCCGGAAACTCCATCGCTTCGCCTCTACTTTCGCCGCTGCAGCCATCGTCGCATCGGCGTGCCTCAGCGTGACTGAGGTCCATGCCCAGAGCAGCGAAACTCAAGAAAAAATCCGCCTCATGGCGTCCGCACTCCGCGCTCGTGAGTCCGGTGAGCTCATGACGGCAAAAGCCAATCTGGAAGAATTGCTCCGCAAGAATCCGGATGACCAGAATGTGCAACGCCTCCTCGATTCCGTAAACAAGGACATCGAGCGCCAAAGCGCCGGACAGCCCACCGTTTACGGCCAGGCTGCAGGCATTAGTGATTTTCAACCGGCCGCCACGACCGTAACCGACGGCGCAACCGTGGTCACCATGACCAACGCGGACGGCACCGAGACCACCACCGAAGTGATCCTCACTGGCGGTGATGACGTGGATTACCTGATGGCCGCCGCCGCCACCGAGCAGCAAGCCGCCATCGCCCGTGGTGAGCAAGCTTTGGCTGATGCGGAAATCCTCGTGGAAAATGGCCGTGCTGACGAAGCCGACGCCATCTTGGCCGCTGCCCAGCAGTCCATTCCAGAGTCCACCGCGACCGAATTCATCATCGAAGACCTGCGCACCGCACGCGGTGACATCATCCTCGACGCTGGTAACAAGGCGCTGAAGGAAAACAACGCGACCGCCGCTGAAGCCGCTGCTTTGGCTTACCGCGATACTCTTGGCGAGGACGAGCGTCTCGCAAAGTTTGAGAAGAAGGTTAAGAAGCTTCAGAGCAACCCATGGCGTCAAGACCCCGAGGTGCTGAGCCCGGACTACGTTGCCAAGGTGAAGACCAATGACGAAACGCTCGTTACCGCACGCTCCATGATGCTTTATGGTGATTACGAAGGTGCGATGAGCAAGCTTCGCGAAGTTGAAGCCCGCGACCCCACCAATGCCGAAGCAAAGGCTCTCCAACTGGAAATTATGCAGCAGCTTGGCAAGTCCTCATGGCTTGACCACGGCAAGACCCGTGATCAGATGCTTCAGGAAGTTTCCCGTTCCTGGCAGCGCCCACAGGTTTACGACCTGGATGCAGGCCCGAATCAAGAAACGGGTGAAGATCCGATCGTTGCAAAGTTGAAGTCGATCTACATCCCGCGTGTCAGCTTCTCCAATGTGCCGCTATCCCGCGTTATTGAAACTCTGTCCGAACTTTCCGTCGAATATGATCCCGCAGTGGATGCCGCTGCCAAGGACCGTGGCGTCAATATCGTTCTGCTGAACACCGGTGGCCGCGACCCGATGGTCAATATCACCCTTCGCAGCCTTTCCCTGGACCGCATCCTGGACTTCACCACGGAGTCCGTTGCTTTCACCTGGGACATCAGTGACGAAACAGTGATCGTTTCTCCCGGCGGTGATAATTCAGGTGGCCTGATGGAAACTGAGTTCTTCCCGATCTCCCGTCAAATCATCATCCGCCTCACTGGCGGTGGTGGCACTGGTGGCGGTGGTGCCTCTGCAGTCAGCGACCCGTTCTCCGCTCCAGCAGCTCCGACCGGTCCTAGCGGTGGTGACGAAGAAGAATCCATCCGTGACTTCTTCAGCCGTGCTGGTATCAACTTCGAAGAGCCGGGCGCGAGCCTCGTGTTCGACGGCACTCAGCTGATCGTTACTCAGACTCCGAAGAACCTCGAGAAAATGCGCAACATCCTGCGCCGCTACGACCAAACCAAGCAGGTTGAAATCGAAGCGAAGTTCCTCGACGTCATTCAGGGTAACCTCGATGAACTCGGCTTCAATTGGACCGTATCGAATCCGAATAATCCACAAGATAAGTTTATTGGTTCCAGCAACCAGACACTTGCCAACGTATTCAGCACTCAGACTGAAGACTCCTTCATCAACGTTCGTCAAACCGGCTTCCCGGACACGACTTACGATGCCGGTGCTCCTGCGATCCCCAATGTTATTGACTTGGGTGCCGCTGGTGGCGTGATGGGCTCCTTCATGGGCATCATCGAAGGTGTCGATGTTAGCGTGAGTGTGAACGCTCTGGCTCGCCAGGAAGGCAGTGACCTGCTCAGCGCTCCGAAGCTGACCGTTCTTTCCGGCCGCACCGCTCAGATCGTCGTGGCTCAGGAACTTCGTTACCCGGAAAACTACGGTGATATCGAAGCGGAAGTTTCGCAAGCTGGTGGTTCGATCACCACCGGTGGTGGCTCGGCTGCGGTTGCGATTACCGCGGGCACGCCGCAAGACTTCTCCGTCCGCAACGTTGGTGTGGAAATGGAAGTTACGCCGACCGTTGAAGAAAACGACAACATTTCGCTCAAGCTTGAGCCGCGTGTTACCGAGTTCGAAGGCTTTGTGGAATACGGTGGCCCGTCCATCGCGATTGCCTCTGGCACCACGGTTACGGTTCCCTCCGGTTTCTATCAGCCGATCTTCTCCACCCGTGAAGTCCGCACCGAAGTCACGATCTTCGACGGTGCTACGGTGGTTATCGGTGGATTGACCCGCGAAGAAATCAAGACCATCGAAGACAAGGTCCCGGTTCTCGGCGACATTCCATTCCTCGGTCGTCTGTTCATGAACAAGGGTGAAACCGCTCAAAAGCGTAACCTCCTGATCTTCGTGACTGCCAACCTGATTTCCCCCGGGGGCTCGCCCGCACGCCAAACGATTGGCTCGGTTGAAGCCAACTCGCTCTTCCAGAGCCCGGTTGTGGTTACTCCCGGTGGTGGCGTAGGCCGCTCGATCTCCGAGTAA
- a CDS encoding 5'-3' exonuclease, whose translation MSKILLVDGYNITFRSYYALPDLTRSDGLPTGALHGWIKAMWKLEDLEQPDIIAVFFDEGGSDRHLAILPDYKANRDETPEALEQQVPLIRELTSLLGYPVRSQRGIEADDLIGSAARILGEQGHEVVIVSADKDLAQCVGGNVTQLLPAPTANPRIGWRKLDAEGVTEKFGVAPELVVDYLALIGDTSDNIPGLKGCGPKTAAKWLNEFGSLENTIANAADIKPPRFREQLPAFADDLRRNVKLVTLDTSFDCGQIERAPVEMRKLVDFLELMEMKQSADQAYERYGLGLG comes from the coding sequence ATGAGCAAAATCCTCCTCGTTGACGGTTACAACATCACGTTTCGCAGCTACTATGCGCTGCCCGATTTGACTCGCTCTGATGGCCTTCCGACGGGTGCGCTACACGGTTGGATCAAGGCGATGTGGAAGCTCGAAGACTTGGAGCAGCCGGACATTATTGCCGTCTTCTTTGATGAAGGGGGCTCTGACCGACACCTCGCAATCTTACCCGATTACAAGGCTAACCGCGACGAAACGCCAGAGGCGCTGGAGCAGCAGGTGCCGCTGATTCGTGAGCTTACGAGCCTGTTGGGCTATCCCGTGCGCTCACAGAGGGGCATTGAGGCCGATGACCTGATAGGCTCGGCGGCGCGTATCTTGGGAGAGCAGGGGCACGAGGTCGTCATTGTCAGCGCCGATAAGGACTTGGCCCAATGCGTGGGCGGCAACGTGACACAGCTTTTGCCGGCACCTACGGCGAATCCCCGCATCGGCTGGCGTAAGCTGGACGCCGAGGGGGTGACGGAAAAGTTCGGTGTTGCGCCGGAATTGGTGGTCGATTACCTCGCGCTTATTGGGGACACCTCGGATAACATTCCCGGCCTCAAGGGTTGCGGTCCGAAGACTGCGGCAAAGTGGCTAAATGAATTTGGGTCTTTGGAAAACACCATCGCCAATGCTGCCGACATCAAGCCGCCGCGCTTTCGTGAGCAGTTGCCTGCATTTGCGGATGACCTGCGCCGAAACGTAAAGCTGGTCACGCTAGACACGAGCTTTGATTGCGGACAGATCGAACGCGCGCCGGTGGAAATGCGCAAACTGGTCGACTTCCTGGAGTTGATGGAGATGAAACAATCCGCCGACCAAGCCTACGAGCGCTATGGCTTGGGTTTGGGTTAG
- a CDS encoding response regulator transcription factor — protein sequence MPKEAKPLILICEDEKEIAEMVADHLETEDMLPQMFHRGENAIRFLKSNHANLMLLDVNLPDTTGFQLIEELRQHNIQVPIIFVTAHNSEVSKVKGLDLGADDYLTKPFSLPELTARIKAVLRRTETAKDQHITNNVEITEKPFDFCGASVNPTRMEIEFPDGASEKIGRKELGIISYLVSYPNTVLTRRSLIHAVWGVHADVRSRSLDQYVVKIRNLLSAHECNTDIFRTVHGVGYIYDPQ from the coding sequence ATGCCGAAAGAAGCCAAGCCTCTGATCCTGATCTGCGAAGACGAAAAGGAAATTGCCGAGATGGTGGCCGACCATCTTGAGACCGAAGACATGCTGCCCCAGATGTTTCACCGGGGTGAGAACGCCATCCGCTTCCTCAAGAGCAACCACGCCAACCTGATGCTGCTCGACGTAAACCTGCCGGATACGACGGGCTTCCAGCTCATCGAGGAACTCCGCCAGCACAACATCCAGGTGCCGATCATTTTCGTAACCGCGCACAACTCGGAAGTCAGCAAGGTGAAGGGGCTCGACCTCGGTGCCGACGATTACCTGACCAAGCCTTTCAGCCTGCCCGAGCTAACTGCGCGCATCAAGGCTGTGCTCCGCCGCACCGAGACGGCCAAGGACCAGCACATCACCAACAACGTCGAGATCACCGAAAAACCGTTCGATTTCTGTGGTGCCAGCGTCAACCCGACCCGCATGGAGATCGAGTTCCCCGACGGTGCCAGCGAGAAAATCGGTCGCAAAGAGCTCGGTATCATTTCCTATCTGGTCTCTTACCCGAACACCGTGCTGACCCGCCGTAGCCTGATCCACGCCGTCTGGGGCGTGCATGCCGACGTCCGCAGCCGCTCGCTGGACCAATACGTGGTTAAGATTCGCAACCTGCTCTCCGCGCACGAGTGCAACACGGACATCTTCCGCACCGTCCACGGCGTCGGTTACATTTACGACCCGCAGTAA
- the bcp gene encoding thioredoxin-dependent thiol peroxidase, whose translation MTAPTPLSPGSQTPGFAFRYADGTEGHTDQLKGLYLVYFYPRDDTPGCTKEACAFRDIFEDFTKAGITVIGVSCDDDASHEKFRKKFSLPFPLAADTDQTLVKAFGVWGPKKFMGKEYEGIHRMSFLVSPDGKVLKTYPKVKPEEHAAEVLQDAQAHT comes from the coding sequence ATGACAGCGCCCACTCCATTATCTCCCGGCAGCCAAACGCCCGGCTTCGCTTTTCGCTATGCGGACGGCACCGAAGGCCACACCGACCAGCTAAAAGGTCTCTATCTGGTGTATTTTTACCCGCGTGACGACACCCCGGGCTGCACCAAGGAAGCCTGCGCCTTCCGTGATATTTTTGAAGATTTCACCAAGGCCGGCATTACGGTGATCGGCGTTAGCTGCGATGACGACGCCTCGCACGAGAAATTTCGAAAAAAATTCAGCCTCCCCTTCCCTCTCGCCGCCGACACCGACCAAACGCTGGTCAAGGCATTCGGCGTGTGGGGCCCGAAGAAATTCATGGGCAAGGAGTATGAAGGCATCCACCGCATGTCATTCCTGGTCAGCCCGGATGGCAAGGTGCTCAAAACCTATCCCAAAGTAAAACCGGAAGAACACGCCGCTGAAGTCCTCCAAGACGCCCAAGCACACACCTAA
- the hisG gene encoding ATP phosphoribosyltransferase produces MLGLPKGSLEESTLKLFGKAGYQIAKSSRSYRPSFDDPQLDGRFIRAQEMSRYVENGFFDCGLTGHDWVVENGSDVVEVCDLIYSRASNVKSRWVLVVPEASSVQSVKDLEGKRIATEVTNIVSRYLADNGVKAEVEFSWGATEVKVPEMVDAIVDLTETGNSLRANKLRIVDVLLETNTKLIANKEAWACPEKRAKIESMALLLTAALEANKKVGLKLNIEKSKVPDILDELPALRNPTISQLTDENYVALEVVLDEKVVREIIPSLKAHGAEGIIEYPLNKVVPD; encoded by the coding sequence ATGCTGGGTCTGCCGAAGGGCAGCCTGGAAGAATCCACCCTCAAGCTGTTTGGCAAGGCCGGCTACCAGATCGCGAAAAGCTCGCGCTCCTACCGCCCGTCCTTTGACGACCCACAGCTCGACGGCCGCTTCATCCGTGCGCAGGAAATGAGCCGCTACGTCGAGAACGGCTTTTTTGATTGTGGACTCACCGGGCATGACTGGGTGGTGGAGAACGGCTCCGACGTTGTCGAAGTCTGCGACCTCATCTACAGCCGCGCTTCCAATGTGAAGAGCCGCTGGGTGCTTGTCGTTCCGGAAGCATCGTCGGTTCAGTCCGTCAAGGACCTGGAGGGTAAGCGCATCGCCACGGAGGTCACCAACATCGTGAGCCGCTATCTGGCAGACAACGGCGTGAAGGCCGAAGTTGAGTTCTCCTGGGGTGCCACGGAGGTGAAGGTTCCGGAAATGGTCGACGCGATCGTGGACCTGACCGAGACCGGTAATTCCCTCCGCGCGAACAAGCTGCGCATCGTTGATGTGCTGCTGGAAACCAACACCAAGCTCATTGCGAACAAGGAAGCCTGGGCCTGCCCGGAAAAGCGTGCCAAGATCGAAAGCATGGCGCTGCTGCTGACCGCTGCCCTTGAGGCAAACAAGAAAGTCGGCCTCAAGCTGAACATCGAAAAGAGCAAGGTGCCGGACATCCTCGACGAGTTGCCCGCGCTTCGCAACCCTACCATTTCCCAGCTCACCGACGAAAACTACGTCGCGCTGGAAGTTGTGCTCGACGAAAAGGTGGTCCGCGAGATCATCCCGAGCCTCAAGGCCCACGGTGCCGAAGGCATCATCGAGTATCCGCTGAACAAGGTTGTCCCAGATTGA
- the metX gene encoding homoserine O-acetyltransferase MetX, with amino-acid sequence MNDAASILEKEIPGEVGLVEWQDYTHDAPFTCEGGGTLPGFTLRYESYGRLNAERSNAILICHALSGDHHAAGVHDLNDRKTGWWNNMIGPGKPIDTNEYFVLCANCLGGCQGSTGPASVNPQTGKHYNLDFPVVTIRDMVRAQKHLIEHFGIEQLHAVVGGSMGGMQVLQWMIEFPEAVRLALPMATTARQNAQAIAFNEVGRSAIMQDPEWRGGDYEDGKGPHVGLAIARMMAHITYLSDRGMDDKFGRRRRSSDARELFDIEFEVESYLRYQGKTFVNRFDANTYLYFTKALDRFDLYGENGRLEEKLDAVQCRTLVIGFKTDWLFPPQQNRAIAHALLRCGKHATYAEIDSDLGHDSFLVEAPELQKLIREFLKKR; translated from the coding sequence ATGAATGACGCAGCGAGCATTCTCGAAAAGGAGATCCCGGGCGAAGTCGGCCTCGTCGAGTGGCAGGACTACACCCATGACGCACCCTTCACCTGTGAAGGCGGCGGCACGCTGCCCGGCTTTACCCTGCGCTACGAAAGCTACGGCCGCCTGAACGCAGAGCGCAGCAACGCCATCCTTATATGCCATGCCCTCAGCGGCGACCACCACGCAGCCGGCGTCCACGACCTGAATGACCGCAAGACCGGCTGGTGGAACAACATGATCGGGCCCGGCAAGCCCATCGACACCAACGAATATTTCGTGCTCTGCGCCAACTGCCTCGGTGGTTGCCAGGGCTCCACCGGCCCCGCCAGCGTCAACCCGCAAACCGGCAAGCACTACAACCTCGACTTCCCTGTCGTGACGATTCGCGACATGGTACGCGCGCAAAAGCACCTCATCGAGCACTTCGGCATTGAGCAGTTGCACGCCGTCGTGGGCGGCTCCATGGGCGGCATGCAGGTGCTCCAGTGGATGATCGAGTTTCCCGAGGCCGTGCGCCTGGCCCTCCCAATGGCCACCACCGCGCGCCAAAACGCGCAGGCTATCGCCTTCAACGAGGTGGGCCGCAGCGCGATCATGCAGGACCCCGAGTGGCGCGGCGGCGATTACGAAGACGGCAAAGGCCCACACGTCGGCTTGGCCATCGCCCGCATGATGGCCCACATCACCTACCTGTCAGACCGCGGCATGGACGACAAATTCGGCCGCCGCAGGCGCTCCTCCGACGCCCGTGAACTCTTCGACATCGAGTTCGAAGTGGAGAGCTATCTGCGCTATCAGGGCAAGACCTTCGTCAACCGTTTCGACGCCAATACCTACCTGTATTTCACCAAGGCGTTGGACCGCTTCGACCTCTACGGAGAAAACGGCCGCCTGGAGGAAAAGCTCGACGCCGTGCAATGCCGCACGCTCGTCATCGGCTTCAAGACGGACTGGCTGTTCCCGCCCCAGCAGAACCGCGCCATCGCGCACGCCCTGCTACGCTGCGGCAAGCACGCCACCTACGCCGAGATCGACAGCGACCTCGGCCACGACTCATTCCTCGTCGAAGCCCCCGAGCTACAAAAGCTCATCCGCGAGTTCCTGAAGAAGCGGTGA
- a CDS encoding SRPBCC family protein yields MWHSIRTELTLDLPREEVFAFFAYAENLEKITPDNLGFRILTPLPIEMRQDVVIDYRISLHGIPMRWRTLIPVWDPPHEFVDEQIKGPYKTWIHRHTFEELGPRRTKIIDYVRYELPFTPLGDIAYPLIKRQVEGIFRHRNEVIPKLLQATE; encoded by the coding sequence ATGTGGCACTCCATCCGGACCGAACTAACCCTGGACCTCCCGCGCGAGGAGGTGTTCGCGTTTTTCGCCTATGCCGAGAATCTGGAAAAGATCACCCCGGACAATCTCGGCTTCCGCATCCTGACACCGCTGCCCATCGAGATGCGGCAGGACGTCGTCATCGACTACCGCATCAGCCTGCATGGCATTCCGATGCGCTGGCGCACGCTGATCCCCGTCTGGGACCCGCCACATGAATTCGTCGACGAGCAGATCAAGGGGCCCTACAAGACTTGGATCCACCGCCACACCTTTGAGGAGCTGGGCCCGCGCCGCACGAAGATCATTGACTACGTGCGCTACGAACTGCCCTTCACGCCGCTGGGCGACATCGCCTACCCGCTAATTAAGCGCCAGGTCGAAGGCATTTTCCGGCATCGCAACGAGGTCATCCCCAAGTTACTCCAGGCCACCGAGTGA
- a CDS encoding sodium:calcium symporter yields MLHNPAYLLSLFLVASVLMIWRLEELSNGGMEGTVLGNLVMPYLSGLGNLIFVVVILRNGQPGEEVMTNCLVNNATNLTLLVGLPAVIWGLSLTPRGKAKKAKQQAELHRLALLLTLLAIFFFGGITWALGKDGVLDFGDGLALIGLFFLWQLFHVYELLKENVRSSGRFNPWIIVEFTLLALGGYGLLFSITGLVDYISDIDSGFISRENLGLLTGLLMALPNAMLALFYGARREADVVYSAQAGDAHVCIPLCVGLYAIVKPLELPANFTPAILMIAGVAAFHVLSLALFRRLHRASGGVLIVLYGVFLYWSA; encoded by the coding sequence ATGCTCCATAATCCGGCGTATTTGCTGAGCCTGTTTCTGGTGGCCTCGGTGCTGATGATCTGGCGGCTGGAGGAGCTGTCCAACGGCGGCATGGAGGGCACCGTACTGGGCAACCTCGTCATGCCCTACCTCTCCGGCCTCGGCAACCTGATCTTTGTCGTCGTCATCCTGCGCAATGGCCAACCCGGCGAGGAGGTCATGACGAACTGCCTCGTCAACAACGCGACCAACCTCACCTTGCTCGTTGGCCTGCCCGCCGTCATTTGGGGGCTCAGCCTCACACCACGGGGCAAAGCCAAGAAAGCCAAGCAGCAGGCCGAGCTCCACCGCCTGGCGCTGCTGCTCACGCTGCTGGCCATCTTCTTTTTCGGCGGCATCACCTGGGCGCTGGGTAAGGATGGCGTGCTCGACTTCGGTGACGGCCTCGCGTTAATCGGCCTGTTTTTCCTCTGGCAACTGTTCCACGTCTATGAGCTGCTCAAGGAAAACGTCCGCAGCTCTGGTCGCTTCAATCCGTGGATCATCGTGGAGTTCACCCTGCTCGCGCTCGGCGGCTACGGCCTGCTGTTTAGCATCACCGGGCTCGTCGATTACATTTCCGACATCGATTCCGGCTTCATCAGCCGTGAAAACCTCGGCCTGCTGACCGGCCTGCTCATGGCGCTGCCCAACGCCATGCTCGCTCTGTTCTACGGCGCGCGCCGCGAGGCCGACGTGGTTTACAGCGCCCAGGCGGGCGACGCTCACGTGTGCATCCCGCTCTGCGTCGGGCTCTATGCGATCGTGAAACCGCTGGAACTGCCGGCAAACTTTACCCCAGCCATCCTGATGATCGCGGGTGTGGCGGCATTTCACGTGCTCAGTCTGGCGCTGTTCCGCCGCCTGCACCGCGCCAGCGGTGGCGTGCTGATCGTGCTCTACGGCGTGTTTCTTTATTGGAGCGCGTAG
- a CDS encoding PH domain-containing protein: protein MGLFSNLLGNAGVVAPEELQEKYGQLLTNGETIDIGFAVFRDTFVFTNKRLLLVDVQGMTGKKIEYLSVPYDKVTKFSVETAGSFDLDAELKIWVGSDDVPIWKKFNKKVNIYELQSVLAGHVL, encoded by the coding sequence ATGGGACTGTTTTCTAATTTATTGGGTAATGCGGGCGTCGTCGCCCCGGAGGAACTTCAGGAAAAATACGGCCAGTTGCTGACCAATGGCGAAACGATCGACATCGGTTTTGCGGTCTTTCGCGATACCTTCGTTTTCACGAACAAACGCCTGCTACTCGTGGACGTGCAGGGTATGACCGGCAAGAAAATCGAATACCTCAGCGTGCCCTATGACAAGGTGACGAAGTTTAGCGTGGAGACCGCTGGTAGCTTCGACCTCGATGCAGAACTTAAAATTTGGGTGGGTAGCGACGATGTGCCGATCTGGAAGAAGTTCAACAAGAAGGTGAATATCTACGAACTACAGTCGGTGCTCGCCGGGCACGTTTTGTAG
- the tyrS gene encoding tyrosine--tRNA ligase, with translation MSRLDIIKQNIDTIIGADELMERIRAGKKLRIKLGVDPTRPDLTFGHLVVFNKMKQFQDMGHECILLIGDYTATIGDPSGRSDTRPVLTEDEVRANAETYLDQAFKILDEERTLVRYNSEWFNKMTFGDTLNLARKMTVARMLERDDFAKRHASNSPISIVEFLYPLVQGYDSVMLESDVELGGTDQLFNMLVGRQLQKDAGQPEQAVITMPLLVGLDGVKKMSKSYDNYISFNHSPKEMFGRIMSIDDETMWDYYRLLLLMDEDRIEHHKQDHPMSSKKHLAASLVGMFYSLADGKRELEQFEQVFAKNQRPDDMPEFAWADLAGGEASFGLINLMMATDFFPSKKEIRRLIEQGAVKINDEAVSDPTTNIDKPTDELVIQAGKRKFFKVLG, from the coding sequence ATGAGCCGACTAGACATCATCAAGCAGAACATCGACACCATCATTGGCGCGGACGAGCTAATGGAGCGCATTCGCGCTGGCAAAAAACTCCGCATCAAACTCGGCGTCGACCCCACCCGCCCCGACCTGACCTTTGGCCACCTCGTTGTCTTCAACAAGATGAAGCAATTTCAGGACATGGGCCACGAGTGCATCCTGCTCATCGGCGATTACACCGCCACCATCGGCGACCCCAGCGGACGCTCCGACACCCGCCCGGTCCTTACCGAGGACGAGGTGCGCGCCAACGCCGAAACCTACCTCGACCAGGCCTTTAAAATCCTCGACGAAGAACGCACCCTCGTGCGCTACAACAGCGAGTGGTTCAACAAAATGACCTTCGGCGATACGCTCAACCTGGCCCGCAAGATGACCGTCGCCCGCATGCTTGAGCGCGACGACTTCGCCAAGCGCCACGCGAGCAACAGCCCGATCTCCATCGTCGAGTTCCTCTACCCGCTCGTGCAGGGCTACGACTCCGTCATGCTCGAAAGCGACGTCGAGCTCGGCGGCACCGACCAGCTCTTTAACATGCTCGTCGGCCGCCAGTTGCAAAAAGACGCCGGGCAGCCCGAGCAGGCCGTCATCACCATGCCGCTCCTCGTCGGCCTCGACGGCGTCAAGAAGATGTCCAAGAGCTACGACAACTACATCTCCTTCAACCATTCGCCCAAGGAGATGTTTGGCCGCATCATGTCCATCGACGACGAGACGATGTGGGACTACTACCGCCTGCTCCTGCTCATGGACGAAGACCGCATTGAGCACCACAAGCAGGACCACCCGATGAGCTCTAAAAAGCACCTCGCCGCGTCCCTGGTCGGCATGTTCTACTCCCTGGCCGACGGCAAGCGCGAGCTGGAGCAATTTGAACAAGTTTTCGCCAAAAACCAGCGCCCCGACGACATGCCCGAGTTCGCCTGGGCCGACCTCGCCGGTGGCGAAGCCAGCTTTGGCCTGATCAACCTCATGATGGCCACCGACTTTTTCCCAAGCAAAAAGGAGATCCGCCGCCTCATCGAGCAAGGTGCCGTCAAGATCAACGACGAAGCCGTCAGCGACCCGACCACCAACATCGACAAGCCCACGGACGAGCTCGTCATCCAGGCCGGTAAGCGGAAGTTCTTCAAGGTGCTGGGCTAA
- a CDS encoding redoxin domain-containing protein — translation MALSTGTTAPDFTLKTKNADGLSDVTLSSNFGSKKTVLLFFPLAFTSVCQDELCTMSSALDEYAGLDAVVYGISVDSPFSQEAFAKANSITVPLLSDFNKDVAASYDVLYEDLLGFKGVAKRAAFVIDADGKIVYSWVTEDPHNLPPFDEVKAALS, via the coding sequence ATGGCATTATCTACCGGTACTACCGCTCCCGATTTCACGCTGAAGACTAAAAACGCAGACGGCCTGTCGGACGTCACCCTGAGCTCGAACTTCGGCTCCAAGAAGACCGTTCTTCTGTTTTTCCCGCTGGCATTCACCAGTGTTTGCCAAGACGAGCTCTGCACGATGAGCAGCGCACTTGACGAATACGCCGGCCTCGACGCCGTGGTTTACGGCATCTCCGTGGACAGCCCGTTCTCGCAGGAAGCTTTCGCCAAGGCCAACTCGATCACTGTGCCGCTGTTGTCGGACTTCAATAAGGACGTCGCCGCCAGCTACGACGTGCTCTACGAAGACCTGCTCGGCTTCAAGGGTGTGGCCAAGCGCGCCGCATTCGTCATCGACGCCGACGGCAAAATCGTCTATTCATGGGTGACGGAAGATCCGCATAACCTTCCGCCGTTTGACGAGGTCAAGGCTGCCCTCAGTTAA